The Deinococcus hopiensis KR-140 sequence CAAGATGGGCGAGATCGACGCGCGCGGCATTGCCACCATCTACGTCCCCAAGCTGGACGGCACTGGCATCGAGGTGCGGGTGGGCCGCTACGGGCCGTACATGCAGCGCGGTGAGGACAAGGCCAACTTGCCCGAAGACCTCGTGCCCGACGAGCTGACCAGCGAGAAAGCCAATGAAATCATGAGCCGCCCCACGGGGGACCGCGTGATTGGTGTGGACGAGTCCACCGGTCATCCAGTCGTGGCCCGCGCTGGGCGGTACGGCCCCTACGTGACCCTGGGTGACGGCAACCCACCCATTCGCTCCGCCAGCCTGTTTCCGGGCGACGAGCTGAACACGCTGACGCTGGAGCGGGCGATGCGCCTGCTGAGTCTGCCCCGGCTCGTGGGCGTGTCCGAGGGCGAGGAAGTCTGGGCGCAGAACGGCAAGTTTGGTCCCTACCTCAAGCGCGGGAACGACTCGCGCAGCCTCTCCACGCACGAGCAACTGTTTACGGTGACGCTTCCCGAGGCCGAGGCGCTGTTCATGCAGCCCCGTTTCCGGGCGAAGGGGGCCGCCGCCCCACCCCTGAAATCATTCGAGTACGAGGGGCGAGCGCCGATTGTGCTGAAGTCGGGCCGTTTCGGACCTTACCTGACGGACGGCGAGCGCAACGCCACGCTGCGCAAGGGCGAGGAAGAAGGCAACCTGAGCGCCGAGCGTGCCCTCGAAATTCTGGAGGAGCGCGGCAAGGTGCCCCAGAAGAAGCCCGGGCAGAAGTCCGGCCGTAAAGCGGCGGCGGGAACAGCCAAGGCGGGGAGCAAGGCCCCCACAAAGAAGGCAGCGGGACGCACGACCACCGGAACCGCGACGAAAAAAGCCGCTCCTTCCAAGAAAGTTCCGGTCAAGAAGGCGGTGGGTCAGGCCCCAGCGGTGGCCAAGACAGCCCTGACCTGGGCGGACCTCAAGCCCCACCTCGGCGTGCTGAGCGACCAGGAGCGCGCCCTCGTCACCGCCACCCGGGATCAGGGCCGCAAGGTGGAGGACGTGGCCCCGGGCCTCGGTCTGGACGTGAAAAAGGCCAAGGGGATGGCGCTCCAGGCAAACAAGAAGCTCAACCAGGCGGCGCGCGGCGGGTAAGGAGGTGCTGCCCCGCGTGCCCCGGCCTGAGCCGCCGCAAGCCCTGCACCTCGTCCGGCTGGCGCTGGGCACACCGGGAGAATGGGTGATCCTGCCGGGCGGCGGCCTGCGGGTGTTGGCGCTGGCCGGGAAGGTGGGCGGCCTCCCCGGTTCCGGTTGGCTCGTCTGCCTGAGCGGTGAGGCGATCGTGGACCTGCCCCAGCGGGACTTTGTGCGCCTGCGTCCGGGCGAAGGGTACGCCGTCAGCGCCGGGCAGCCGTGGGAGGCGCTGCCGGTGAAGGCGGGGACAGTGGTACTGCTGGTGGGATGGGGGGGGGCAAGCTGAGGCGGTTGCCTTCCTCCTGGGTCCTCCGAAGGGCGACGCGGCGGGAGGACCAAACACACAGGGCCAAACCGGAGCAAGATGCCCCACCACGGTGAAGCGTCTGGCCGGGACGCATGCTGCCCCCACGGGTGCTAGCGTGAATCCATGACGGCGAGCGCCCAACCGACGGGAACCGAACTGCTCCAGAAGGCCGCTTCCGGCGAGCGCCTGAACGCTGCCGAGATCGAGGCCCTGTACCACCTGCCCCTCCCCGACGTGGCGGCGGTGGCCCACGGCCTGCGGCTGCAGCGCTCCAATCCCGACGTGGTGACGTTCCTGATTGACCGCAACATCAACTACACCAACGTCTGCAACGTGGGCTGCAACTTCTGCGCCTTTTACCGTACGAGGCGGCAAGCCGACAGTTACACCCACGACTACGCCACCATCAGCGCCAAGATCACGGAGCTGGAGGCGGTGGGCGGCACCCGCATCCTGATGCAGGGCGGCGTGAACCCCGAACTGCCGCTGAACTACTACACCGGCCTGCTGCGCCACATCAAGGCGCACCACCCCTCCATCCGCATTGACGCGTTCTCCCCCGAAGAAGTGCTGTTCATGGAAAAGGCCTTTGGGCTGGCCCTTGATCCCCTGCTCGATACGCTGATTGAGGCGGGGTTGGACGGCTTACCGGGTGCGGGCGGCGAGATTCTGGAAGACGACGTTCGGAAAAAGGCCGCTCCGGCCCGCATCCGCTCCGCCGACTGGTTTCGCATTCTGGACGCGGCGCAGCGCAAGGGGCTGTACACCATTTCCACGATGGTGATCGGCTTTGGCGAGAGCTATGCCCAGCGCACCCGCCACCTCCTGCAAATCCGCGAGCAGCAGGACCGGGCGGGGCAGCTGTACGGTGGCAACGGCTTTTCGGGCTTCGCCATGTGGACCCTGCAAACCGAGCACACCCGCCTGCACGGCAAGGCTCCCGGCGCAACGGCCCACGAGTATTTGCAGCAACTCGCCATCGCCCGCATCGCCTTGGACAACGTGCCCAACATCCAGGCGTCGTGGCCGGGGCAGGGGTTCAAGGTGGCGCAGGCATCGCTGTACTACGGGGCGAATGACCTGGGCTCCACGATGATGGAGGAGAACGTGGTGAGCGCAGCGGGCGGGCACGGGCGGCACAAGACCACCGTGCGCGAACTGATTCGCAGCGCCGTGGACGCGGGGTTTACCCCCGCCATCCGCAACAGCCGCTTTCAGATCATCGAGTGGCCGGACGTGGACGCGCACCTGAACCGCACCGAGGCCAACCCGGAAGCCGAGCGGGCGGTGGGAGCGGCAGGCTAAAAGACTCCGCTGCGTGGCAAAGAGGGCCGGACGCTGCACGCTCCGGCCCCTTCTGGTCTGTCCCCCTTACGCCGCGCCGTCGAAGTGCGCCTGACGTTCCAGGTCTGCTACGGCCTGCTCATAGAGTCGCTGGGGCACGTTCGATACGGCGGCCAGAAACGTCGCGGCGTCTTCCAATGTCGCGTGGACACTCTCATGGTGCCAGCCCGGGCCCTCGGCCACCAGCCACACCTGACCGCTGCCGAGAAGAAACCGGACGCGGCCCTCTCCGGTTCGGGTGTCGCTGAAGTGGCGGGTCACGTTCATGGACCCAGCATAGACAATGGGAGCCGCCGGGCCATCCGCCAAAATGATGATCGGCCTGGAGGTCACGCGCGGCAGAATCGAGGAGACGAGCTCCGAACCGATCACCATCCTGCAGCCCATCATCCCTGACGGGCGCTCCACCGTGCTGGAAGAGCGCCCGACGCCCGAACAGGTGGTCTTTGCCGGAAAGATGCCCGCCCTCGAGGCCGACGCCCAGGGGGTGCCCATGTG is a genomic window containing:
- a CDS encoding CofH family radical SAM protein, encoding MTASAQPTGTELLQKAASGERLNAAEIEALYHLPLPDVAAVAHGLRLQRSNPDVVTFLIDRNINYTNVCNVGCNFCAFYRTRRQADSYTHDYATISAKITELEAVGGTRILMQGGVNPELPLNYYTGLLRHIKAHHPSIRIDAFSPEEVLFMEKAFGLALDPLLDTLIEAGLDGLPGAGGEILEDDVRKKAAPARIRSADWFRILDAAQRKGLYTISTMVIGFGESYAQRTRHLLQIREQQDRAGQLYGGNGFSGFAMWTLQTEHTRLHGKAPGATAHEYLQQLAIARIALDNVPNIQASWPGQGFKVAQASLYYGANDLGSTMMEENVVSAAGGHGRHKTTVRELIRSAVDAGFTPAIRNSRFQIIEWPDVDAHLNRTEANPEAERAVGAAG